A stretch of Faecalibacterium duncaniae DNA encodes these proteins:
- a CDS encoding tyrosine-type recombinase/integrase yields MKQDEQNTPEKYSNCGQLFRLPDGLPIAPELLTKWYRLWRAEHPEFEQIVFHGLRHSSATYQLLQSDGDFKSVQGNTGHATASVLMDAYAHTQDKPRLELTEKIEANFYSQDLTSAASQPRQNEKPAATKISGREILEAIRLMDADERRELTRALFA; encoded by the coding sequence TTGAAGCAGGACGAGCAGAACACCCCGGAGAAATACAGCAACTGCGGGCAGCTGTTCCGGCTGCCGGACGGCTTGCCCATTGCACCGGAGCTGCTGACGAAATGGTACCGCCTGTGGAGAGCCGAGCACCCGGAGTTTGAGCAGATCGTGTTCCATGGTCTGCGGCACTCCAGTGCCACCTACCAGCTCTTGCAGTCGGACGGTGACTTCAAGTCGGTGCAGGGCAACACAGGTCATGCAACGGCATCTGTCCTGATGGACGCCTACGCTCACACGCAGGACAAGCCCCGGTTGGAGCTGACCGAGAAGATCGAAGCAAACTTCTACTCCCAAGACCTGACCTCGGCAGCATCCCAGCCCCGGCAAAACGAAAAGCCGGCGGCAACAAAAATCTCCGGTAGGGAGATCCTTGAAGCCATCCGGCTGATGGACGCAGACGAACGCAGAGAATTGACGAGAGCCTTGTTCGCCTAA